The following proteins are encoded in a genomic region of Drosophila miranda strain MSH22 chromosome 4, D.miranda_PacBio2.1, whole genome shotgun sequence:
- the LOC117188911 gene encoding uncharacterized protein LOC117188911, which yields MDNPRTSDAQPLEAEDGTEGHPRGASPPSSRQPRSNYKQDTTPRPRKQNRATPRSMDHQQENPNGPIPDTSWDDGWHARLQEWDAQEEAAAPERGENPDWQPLDHAPMKWLSPVPTNHNAPNPEPTSCTAREAEPGNPSQPKEDSDLSLGLEEAEAGGLLTAFEEMPELNALQEEQEWPIAPVAWRVSTPDRRIPQSLRENASAQANAARHGRSRIRIMIFFVAFISPLQARDFK from the coding sequence ATGGACAACCCAAGGACGAGCGACGCACAGCCTCTAGAGGCAGAGGATGGCACGGAGGGGCATCCTAGGGGTGCGTCGCCGCCCAGCTCAAGGCAACCACGGTCCAACTACAAGCAAGACACCACTCCCCGACCCCGCAAGCAGAACCGGGCAACACCACGCAGCATGGACCATCAACAGGAGAACCCAAACGGCCCGATCCCGGACACCAGCTGGGACGACGGGTGGCACGCCAGACTGCAGGAGTGGGACGcgcaggaggaggcggcaGCCCCGGAAAGAGGGGAGAATCCCGATTGGCAGCCGCTGGACCACGCACCAATGAAGTGGCTATCGCCAGTTCCCACCAACCACAACGCCCCGAACCCGGAACCGACGAGCTGCACGGCCCGAGAGGCCGAACCAGGAAACCCGAGCCAACCAAAGGAAGACAGCGACCTGTCATTGGGCTtggaagaggcagaggcgggCGGACTGCTTACAGCGTTCGAGGAGATGCCCGAGCTAAACGCgctgcaggaggagcaggaatGGCCAATCGCCCCAGTCGCCTGGCGGGTAAGCACGCCTGACCGCCGCATCCCGCAAAGCCTGAGGGAAAACGCCAGCGCTCAGGCAAACGCGGCGCGTCACGGGCGCAGCCGGATCCGCATTATGATATTTTTTGTGGCGTTTATTTCCCCGCTGCAGGCGCGGGATTTTAAGTAG